One Fusarium falciforme chromosome 12, complete sequence DNA window includes the following coding sequences:
- a CDS encoding 3-hydroxyphenylacetate 6-hydroxylase: protein MTIANLLVSLNDKVQENKGQSVLLTLVIAPLIYLFINELVRHNARISKLQGPPGLPLIGNIWDIHINAAEKYREWSKKYGKVYQIQLGNIPIVVVNSASAARTIFGANAQALSSRPEFYTFHKVLSDTAGTTIGTSPYSDSLKRRRKGAASALNRPSVATYVDHLDIETRDFIKELCNYGEAGKVPVDPMPMIQRLSLSLALTLNWGIRLKSQEDDLFNEITHVEEEISRFRSTTGNLQDYIPLLRLNPLNLSSSKARSMRDRRDKYLGDLNRGLDERIANGTYKPCIQANVIMDKEAKLNKDELTSISLTMLSGGLDTITTQVAWSIAYFAQHPEIQEKAKSEIEKFYATNQPMCDEEDDQKCQYIVALVRESLRYFTVLRLALPRASIKDVVYNGVTIPKGTVVFLNAWACNMDEQVWTDPEVFRPERWLEQPDAPLFTYGVGYRMCAGSLLANRELYLLYMRLLNSFKIEKHDDIDCDPITGNLDPTSLVAMPRRYKAVFTPRDPKALKAALAQQVE, encoded by the exons ATGaccatcgccaacctccTCGTGTCCTTAAACGACAAGGTCCAAGAGAACAAGGGCCAGTCTGTTCTCCTAACGCTTGTCATTGCTCCGTTGATATACCTCTTTATCAACGAACTCGTCCGACACAATGCACGCATCAGCAAACTCCAAGGACCTCCCGGACTTCCATTGATTGGCAATATTTGGGATATTCATATTAACGCGGCTGAAAAGTATCGCGAATGGTCTAAAAAGTATGGCAAGGTGTATCAGATTCAGCTTGGCAATATTCCCATTGTCGTTGTCAACTCGGCCAGCGCTGCGAGGACCATCTTTGGAGCCAACGCCCAGGCCCTGAGCTCACGTCCCGAGTTTTATACTTTCCACAAG GTCCTCTCTGACACGGCTGGAACCACAATCGGCACCTCGCCATACAGTGACTCCCTCAAGCGTCGCCGCAAGGGCGCCGCTTCTGCCCTCAACCGACCATCTGTGGCCACCTACGTCGATCACCTCGACATCGAGACTCGAGACTTTATCAAGGAGCTCTGCAACTATGGAGAGGCTGGTAAGGTCCCTGTCGACCCGATGCCCATGATCCAACGCCTCTCGCTCTCCCTCGCTTTGACACTCAACTGGGGCATCCGACTCAAGAGCCAGGAGGATGACCTGTTTAATGAGATCACCCACGTCGAGGAAGAGATCAGCCGCTTCAGATCGACAACTGGAAACCTGCAAGACTACATCCCTCTCCTCCGTCTGAATCCTCTCAACCTGTCATCCTCCAAGGCCCGCTCCATGCGTGACAGACGCGACAAGTACCTCGGAGATCTCAACCGCGGCCTCGATGAGCGAATCGCCAACGGGACTTACAAGCCGTGCATTCAAGCCAATGTCATTATGGACAAGGAagccaagctcaacaaggaCGAACTTACATCCATTAGCTTGACCATGCTCTCTGGCGGCCTCGATACCATTACCACGCAGGTGGCCTGGTCCATCGCCTACTTTGCCCAGCACCCTGAAATccaggagaaggccaagtcAGAGATTGAAAAGTTCTACGCGACGAACCAGCCGATGtgtgatgaggaagatgatCAGAAGTGCCAGTACATCGTTGCCCTCGTGCGAGAGTCTCTGCGATACTTTACTGTGCTTCGACTTGCTCTGCCTCGCGCCTCTATCAAGGACGTCGTCTACAACGGAGTAACCATTCCCAAGGGAACTGTTGTCTTTTTGAACGCCTGGGCTTGCAACATGG ACGAACAAGTCTGGACCGATCCCGAGGTCTTCCGACCAGAGCGCTGGCTGGAGCAGCCCGATGCCCCCTTGTTCACATACGGCGTGGGCTATCGCATGTGTGCTGGATCTCTGCTTGCCAACCGAGAGCTCTATCTCTTGTATATGAGACTTCTCAACAGCTTCAAGATTGAGAAGCACGACGACATCGATTGCGATCCCATCACTGGCAACTTGGACCCTACAAGTCTGGTGGCCATGCCTCGCCGCTACAAGGCCGTTTTCACACCACGGGACCCCAAGGCCTTGAAGGCAGCTTTGGCACAGCAGGTGGAGTAG